TGGTAGAATGATTGAGCTTCTTCGACTAAGTTGAGTTGATATACATCAGGGTAATACATTTGGCCAGCCCAGTTGATACCTAGAATGGCATTGACCGATTTAGGACCTGTGAGCCAGTTATACGGCGCATCGGGCACTAAGTAAATTGCATCTGTTTCTAAGCTGTCCCAGAATTCCTGGTCACGTTCGGCGTAAGTTTCCGGGTAGAGGAAGGTGACACTGTCTGGTTGCCAGGCAAGAACTTGCTCACCGGATACATCTTGCCAGCCAAAGCCTTCCGCTTCTTCAGCCGAGAGGACGTTCGTTAAGCCTACGCGGTCAAAGACCTCGGTATGGAAACTGTCAGCTGGTGCCGTCTTAAAGCCATTGTCACCATTGGCTAAGTAGTAGGTTTGACCGTCCGCTTGGATAGTTGCTTGATGCTCTGCTGCCCGCTTTAAGGTGGTTTCAATATAAGCCACTTGCTCTGCTGTATCGACGCCCAACACTTCGCCTAAGTTGGTATATAAGGCAGGCATGTCGTCTAAATTACCATTGAAGAAGATGACCGGTACCCCTGTTAATTCAGAAAGTTGATCTAATTCCTCTTGGATGCCTTCCTTTTGTTCGCCGACGTCAATAATGACATCTGGGGCAAGGTCGATAATCGCTTCAAGATTTAATTCATCAGGGCCATTGAATAAGCCGCCCACTTCAGGGATTTCGGCAGCTGCTTCAGGCATGTAAGCTAAATCAGCTGTGTCCGGTTGATTGCTCCAACCTACCATGCGCTCGGGTGCAACGGAGTAGAGGACAATTTGAGAGGTGGAGCCGGTACCTAAGATGCGCTCGATATTTGCTGGAATTTCAATTTCTCGTCCTAAGTCATCGGTGTAGACAATGGTTTCTTTGGGAGTAGTTGCTTCAGTACTTGCTTCTTCAGCTAGAACAGTATTTACTGGACTGGCTGGTAGGAAGGTCAACGTTGATGCCACTAAGGAAGTTACGATAATTTTAGAGAATGTGATGAATGTTTTATGCATAAGTTTAAGGTCTCCTTTGATAAAGTTTAGGGATGACTAGTTGAGGGTACTTCTCGTCCACTTGCTTCAACTCAACCGGTACACCGTAGAGTGCTTCGATTCGCTCTGGGGTTAAAGCCCGTTCAACCGTGTCATGAACCATCAGTTGCCCGTCTTTTAGCAGCAGGGCTTGGTCACAGAAGGTTAAGACATCTTGGGGCTGGTGCGAGTTCATAATAATTGTGTAGCCGTCTTGAGCCAGTTGGCGACATTGGTCTAACACCTTAAGTTGGTTGCCGTAATCTAAGTTAGCGGTCGGCTCATCCATTAAAATCAACGGTGTGTCTTGCATTAATGCCTGGGCAATGCGCACCAATTGTTGTTGGCCACCGGATAAGGCTTGGAAAGGACGCAGGGCCAAGCTTTCAATGCCTAACATAGTCAGGTAATTCAGGGCTTTCTCTGTTTGGTGAGGGTCTTTGGCAGAGACGTGGCCCATTTCGACCAGGTCAATGACGGTGTGGTTAAAGCTTCCGTTACTTTGTTGTGGGACGTAGGCAATTTGCTCGGCAATGGCTTTGGGGGAGGCGGTCTGTAAATTTAAATCCTGCCAGTAAATACTCCCTTGTTCAGCCTTTAACAGGCCCAGCAAAAGTTTAAAGAGCGTCGTCTTGCCTGCGCCATTCTCACCTAAGAAGGCAACGAATTGGCCAGAGTCTATGGTGAAACTGATATTCGAGAGTGTAGCTTGCTTGCTGTAACGAAAGCTCAGTTCTTTAACGGTTAAAGCCATCGCTTTTGCCTCCAATCAATAAGCTGAAGAAGATCGGTGCGCCAATCAGGGCGGTGAGAATGCCAATGGGAATTTCCGTTTGTGCCCAAGAACGAGCTACCGTATCAATACATACCATAAAGATGGCCCCGAATAAGGCCGAGCAGGGCAGAAGATAGCGGTAGTCTTGCCCTATAATCAAGCGACAAATATGTGGCACAACGAGTCCTATCCAGCCAATCATACCCGTTACGGCGACACTACTTGCCGTTAATAAGGTGGCTGCTAGAATGAGTAGCCCCTGCGTCCAGCGAAGATGGATGCCAAGCGTTTGGGCCTTCTCTTCGCCCAAGGTGAGTAAGTTAAGAGCCTTAGCTTGCCCAAAAATAATTACAAAGCCAATCAGCATCGGTATCAGAATCATATTCACCCTCTGCCAAGTTATGGACGAGAAAGAGCCCATCAGCCAATAAGTAATCTCTGGTAAGGCATTCTCAACGTCTGCGATTAATTTGACATAACTTAAAGCGGCTTGAAAGAGGGAACCGATAACCATACCGGCCAGTAGTAAAGCCAGAGTTCTTTGCATGCGAAAGAGGCGACTTACCGCAAAGGTCACCCCAACAGCTAAGAGCCCCATTACAAAAGCGGCCAGAATAGTTACTTGATTTGAAGCGTACGAAATGATTGCCAAGGCTGCGCCCAATGACGCCCCGTGATTTACACCCAGGACGTTGGGGGAAGCCATCGGATTCTCGAACAATGCTTGGAAGGAAGCCCCAGATACCGCCAAGGCCGCACCAATACAAATATTTGCGCTTAGGCGAGGAAGGCGAATATTGGCAATAACCAGGTAATGTTCGCGGGGTATCGTAGCTGCCTGGCCCCGCAAAAGTAAGTGAAAGGTCTGGCGAACATCAGCTAGAGAAAGAGAGTAACGGCCGAAGTTGAGGGCGATGAAGGTCGCTACAATAAGCAGAATAGCCAGGCCCACCAGTATGCCTATGCGTCGCCTTCTTTGCCTTTGAATGGCCTCCATAATCACGCTCCATTCTAAATTGGAATTACTTTTAAAAGTTTAATATAGTATAGCATAAATCTATTAAGCTTGTTCATAAAATTGCAATTTATCCCAAGAAATGCCTCATACTTAGTGTAGCGCTACCAATTCTTTAAAATTAAAGTCCACGTAATTGCTAAAGAATATTTCATGTCAATTATCATGATATTTAACGAGATGTTGTAAAAACGTGAACAAACAAAATCATTAAAAGAAAAAGTAGGATTCGTGCCCCATTTCAGGTATGATAGGGAAACGAAGAAGAGGTGAAGTAATGAAGAAACAATATCCAACAGAAGTATTAGACGTTAGAATTGATAAGCTCGATAGCAAAGGTATGGGCGTGGCGAAATATGTCCACCCACCGGTTACAGGTTCAAACGGCAAGCAACTCAAATTATTTATTCCTAATACCGTCCCAGGTGATTTGGTCAGAGTGACGGTACCGAACGCCAAGGGGCGTCGTAAAGCTACACTCAATTTCGATACCCTCTTAGAAGCTGGTCCAACGCGCAATCCAGAAGTAGATACCCAGGCGAGCCGAGCGGGAGGGACTCCGTTATTGGCAATGACTTATGCTGGGCAGTTGGCCTATAAAGAGAGTCTTGTACGAGGATTTATTGAAGGTCAAGGCTTCGATGGGCAGTTAGTTCAGCCGATTATTGGAATGGATACGCCGACCCGCTACCGCAATAAGATGGAATTAACCTTTGGTAGCCGTGGCGAGTTAGGCATGCATGCCCAAGGAGATTTCCGCACAATCATCGATATGAAAGACTCCATTCTGGCTCCGGAAATCATGGTCCAAGCCAAGCATATTGTAAGCGATTGGCAGCAAGCCTATCAACTCCCCGGCTACGACAAAGAAGCCAAAACAGGGCTACTGCGCAATCTTATGATGCGCTATTCTTTTGCAACGAAAGAATTAATGGTTGTTCTATACGCCACGGACACTTCAGCAAACTACGCTGAAGCCAGTCAAGCATTAACCGACCGTTTAAGTGAGCAGCTCCCCAATTTAGCTAGCTTTATTTGGATTAAGAATACGCGCATTGCTGACAAAGTAGACGCAGAAGAGACTGCCGTCTTATATGGACGTGACTTTATCTATGATGAACTTGCAGGTTATCGTTACCGCCTATGGCCGGATACTTTCTTCCAGCCGAACCCCGTTCAAGCTGAGAAGATGGTCCAACTAGCCATTGACATGGCTGAAGTAAAAGAAGATATGCGGGTCTTGGATTTATTCTGTGGTGTTGGTACATTTAGCCTACCCCTGGCATCTCGGAGTAAGGAATTGGCTGGCATCGAGATTGTGGAAGCGTCCATTGAGTCAGCTAAACGCAATGCCGCAGACAATGGCTTGGAGAATACCTTCTTTATGGCAAGTGATGCGCGTAATGGCCTGAAAGTTCTGCCTGAAGTGTGGGGCCAACCGGACCTCTTATTGTTGGATCCACCAAGAAGTGGTGCTGGCGGTAAGGTCATGCGAGCGATTGGACGTTTCGGGACGGAGAAAGTTGTGTATGTTAGTTGTAATC
This region of Suicoccus acidiformans genomic DNA includes:
- a CDS encoding ABC transporter ATP-binding protein; amino-acid sequence: MALTVKELSFRYSKQATLSNISFTIDSGQFVAFLGENGAGKTTLFKLLLGLLKAEQGSIYWQDLNLQTASPKAIAEQIAYVPQQSNGSFNHTVIDLVEMGHVSAKDPHQTEKALNYLTMLGIESLALRPFQALSGGQQQLVRIAQALMQDTPLILMDEPTANLDYGNQLKVLDQCRQLAQDGYTIIMNSHQPQDVLTFCDQALLLKDGQLMVHDTVERALTPERIEALYGVPVELKQVDEKYPQLVIPKLYQRRP
- a CDS encoding ABC transporter substrate-binding protein; the encoded protein is MHKTFITFSKIIVTSLVASTLTFLPASPVNTVLAEEASTEATTPKETIVYTDDLGREIEIPANIERILGTGSTSQIVLYSVAPERMVGWSNQPDTADLAYMPEAAAEIPEVGGLFNGPDELNLEAIIDLAPDVIIDVGEQKEGIQEELDQLSELTGVPVIFFNGNLDDMPALYTNLGEVLGVDTAEQVAYIETTLKRAAEHQATIQADGQTYYLANGDNGFKTAPADSFHTEVFDRVGLTNVLSAEEAEGFGWQDVSGEQVLAWQPDSVTFLYPETYAERDQEFWDSLETDAIYLVPDAPYNWLTGPKSVNAILGINWAGQMYYPDVYQLNLVEEAQSFYQLFYHYELSTEEAEALLTGPTSAEV
- the rlmD gene encoding 23S rRNA (uracil(1939)-C(5))-methyltransferase RlmD, whose amino-acid sequence is MKKQYPTEVLDVRIDKLDSKGMGVAKYVHPPVTGSNGKQLKLFIPNTVPGDLVRVTVPNAKGRRKATLNFDTLLEAGPTRNPEVDTQASRAGGTPLLAMTYAGQLAYKESLVRGFIEGQGFDGQLVQPIIGMDTPTRYRNKMELTFGSRGELGMHAQGDFRTIIDMKDSILAPEIMVQAKHIVSDWQQAYQLPGYDKEAKTGLLRNLMMRYSFATKELMVVLYATDTSANYAEASQALTDRLSEQLPNLASFIWIKNTRIADKVDAEETAVLYGRDFIYDELAGYRYRLWPDTFFQPNPVQAEKMVQLAIDMAEVKEDMRVLDLFCGVGTFSLPLASRSKELAGIEIVEASIESAKRNAADNGLENTFFMASDARNGLKVLPEVWGQPDLLLLDPPRSGAGGKVMRAIGRFGTEKVVYVSCNPKTLAEDLVWLRDFGYALKVVQPVDQFPYSNHVECVVLMEKDR
- a CDS encoding FecCD family ABC transporter permease, with the protein product MEAIQRQRRRRIGILVGLAILLIVATFIALNFGRYSLSLADVRQTFHLLLRGQAATIPREHYLVIANIRLPRLSANICIGAALAVSGASFQALFENPMASPNVLGVNHGASLGAALAIISYASNQVTILAAFVMGLLAVGVTFAVSRLFRMQRTLALLLAGMVIGSLFQAALSYVKLIADVENALPEITYWLMGSFSSITWQRVNMILIPMLIGFVIIFGQAKALNLLTLGEEKAQTLGIHLRWTQGLLILAATLLTASSVAVTGMIGWIGLVVPHICRLIIGQDYRYLLPCSALFGAIFMVCIDTVARSWAQTEIPIGILTALIGAPIFFSLLIGGKSDGFNR